The nucleotide window ATTTCCAAATCAGGAATTTTATTTCCGAAAATGAAATAAGAAACTCTTGCGTCATTAACAAAATATGCATTCAGTTTGAGAGCCTCGTTTTGAGTGTTGTCAAGGTATTGTTTCCCTACATACTTGGCCATCCAGTCGATTTCTAAATTTTTAAACGGGAAAAACTGCACCTGTCCTCCACTGACTATAGACGGTGAAAATGAAAGTTCTGTATTTTTATATTCAATAAGATTACCTTCACTGTCAGGAGTTTTATAATCGGTCCGGTTCACACTGAGAGTTAAGTTACCTGAGATATTCAGGAAATCGGTTGCATGCCATGATGCAGCCATCTCAATACCTGAGCGTAAACTTTTTCCGGCGTTCCTCCTTATAAAGGCCCCGTCATCATTTATTTCCCCGGTTAGTACAAGCTGGTTCCTATAATTCATCAGGAAATAATTCACCTGGTATTGCAGGCGTGTTTCCGACCTGCGCAAACCAACTTCAAGGTTTCCGAGCATTTCAGGTTTCGGACTTTCCCCGGCAAAAGCGTCTATATAGTCATCGCGGATCGGTTCGCGATGTGCAATGCTGTAAGATGCATACAATATTCCGAAACCGAGGTTATAGCTAATACCGGCTTTAGGATTGAAAAAATGAAAAGATTGATCAATATTCACTGCATTCAGATGACTTTCTATTCCATGATCCGCATAGCCGATAGTCCGGTATTGGATATCGCCGTAAATAGTCATAGGTTCGACCGGTTTCCATGCCGCTTTCAGGAATATATTGAAATCGGTTTTAAACGCAATGTTTCGATAGTATTCATAATCCTTTGGAATTTCAGCAGCATACCGGGCCCAGATTATTTCGCCATAGTGTTTTGCCTTGTCGTATTTATTTGCTGCTCCACCCAGTATTAAATCAATCTTCGGTTTTTTGTAATGCAATGACCAGGTGATGCCGTAATAGTTATTATCAAGCCAGCGGCGTCTTACCAAATCTGTGGAAGTTACGGTATCATGATAGAAATAATCATAGTTGCTTCCGTTAAATGTGCTGTCTTTACCAAAATACAGGTTGCCGAGCCCGTATTTCTGAAATTCGTCGCCCTGCTGATATTCTTCGTAATAGCCGCTTCCTTTTGTAAAATGGCCGGAGACGTTTAGATCAATAAAATTGGTTAAGCGGTGAGATACATGAAGTTGGTAATGTTTCTGATTGTAATTATCCGTTTGGTTATTATAGAAGCTGATAGTGCCGTCATCATTAAAGATGGCGCCTGCCCAGTTAAACGTTCTGTCAGTAGCCATTGTGGCAGCATCAATGCCGTACCACGACTGGTACGTTTTTTCCTTACCTCCGAATACCACGGCTTTTATGAGGGTTTTGTCGTTGATATATCCTCCCTGGAAAAAATAGGAGCTTAAATCTGAAGATGCCCTGTCGATATAGCCGTCCGATCCCAGTGCCGATCCTCTTCCTTCAAAATACCAGTGCTTTTTCATCAGCCCTGTGCCTGCCTGGAATGAAGTTTTCCAGGTGTTGAACGAACCGGCACTCAGATCGATTTCTCCGTAAGGTTCCTGACTGAATGTATTGGTTTCAAGATTCATTGAAGCCCCGAAAGCCCCTGCTCCGTTGGTAGATGAGCCTACGCCACGCTGTAACTGCAGGCTGTTCACTGAGCCCGCGAAATCGGGTATGTCAACCCAGTAAACTGTGTGTGATTCCGGGTCGTTCAATGGCACCCCGTTAATTGTTACATTTATACGGGTTATATCGCTCCCTCGCACTCTAAGACCGGTGTATCCCACACCGGCACCGGCATCGGATGTTGTCACAACCGAAGGTTCAAGGTTCAGCAGGTAAGGCATGTCCTGGGCAGAATTTTGCCGTGAAATAGATTCCCGGTTCAGGGTTGAAAACGTTGTCGGCGTGTTCTGTGAAGCCCTGACAGCTGAAATAATCACTGCTTCGGAAATCACAGCCGATTCAGTCAGAACGACATCAATTACGGTGTCCTTTCTGAGATTCAACCCGGTTTCATAGGAATTGTATCCGATATAACTTACTGTAAGATTGTAATTACCCGGATCAAGCCCGGTCAGAGAGAATACGCCGTTCACATCGGTTGT belongs to Bacteroidales bacterium and includes:
- a CDS encoding TonB-dependent receptor, translating into MKQVFILLVLACLSWQAGAQVSVKGTIRGGNQEVLAGAHVFLNKSRTTTDVNGVFSLTGLDPGNYNLTVSYIGYNSYETGLNLRKDTVIDVVLTESAVISEAVIISAVRASQNTPTTFSTLNRESISRQNSAQDMPYLLNLEPSVVTTSDAGAGVGYTGLRVRGSDITRINVTINGVPLNDPESHTVYWVDIPDFAGSVNSLQLQRGVGSSTNGAGAFGASMNLETNTFSQEPYGEIDLSAGSFNTWKTSFQAGTGLMKKHWYFEGRGSALGSDGYIDRASSDLSSYFFQGGYINDKTLIKAVVFGGKEKTYQSWYGIDAATMATDRTFNWAGAIFNDDGTISFYNNQTDNYNQKHYQLHVSHRLTNFIDLNVSGHFTKGSGYYEEYQQGDEFQKYGLGNLYFGKDSTFNGSNYDYFYHDTVTSTDLVRRRWLDNNYYGITWSLHYKKPKIDLILGGAANKYDKAKHYGEIIWARYAAEIPKDYEYYRNIAFKTDFNIFLKAAWKPVEPMTIYGDIQYRTIGYADHGIESHLNAVNIDQSFHFFNPKAGISYNLGFGILYASYSIAHREPIRDDYIDAFAGESPKPEMLGNLEVGLRRSETRLQYQVNYFLMNYRNQLVLTGEINDDGAFIRRNAGKSLRSGIEMAASWHATDFLNISGNLTLSVNRTDYKTPDSEGNLIEYKNTELSFSPSIVSGGQVQFFPFKNLEIDWMAKYVGKQYLDNTQNEALKLNAYFVNDARVSYFIFGNKIPDLEISILVNDLFNRKYESNGYVYDGYAYYYPQAGTNFISSLKIRF